TCGAACTCCGCACGCGGGAAGACGAAGAGGCAGTGATCTTGCCCCTTGGTGACCATCAGCCCACCTGCCAGCGCGTCGCGGAACTTCGCGGGCAGCGTGAGCCGCCCCTTGTCGTCCAGCTTCGGGGTGTGCGTGCCGAGGAACACCGGCACTCACCTCCCCGCCGCTCCCGGTGGTACACCGGATGCGGCACCAGGGGTCTCCCTTCCGCCCCACTGGCCACCACCGTACCCCACTTTTCCCCACAGTCAACGCCGCTGACGCGCTCGTCTGGGCGACACCTTCGCCGTTTTCCCTGGTCAGAAGGTGGGGGGGTGAAGTGGGGAGAAGGTGGGGAGCGCGCCCGCCCCTCCCCCGCGACGGGTACCTCGCGACCCCTGCACGCGCCCTTTTGCGCGCCCGGTGGCGGACAGTGGGGGCGCCGGTGGTGGAAGGTGGGGAACCCGGTGGGGCGTGGTGGGGGCGGAGCGCCGGAACGCACCCTTCGCGAACGTGGAACTCACCTCCGGGAACGTGGAACTCGCGCGCCGCGAGTTCTGCGCTCCGGTGCGTGAGTTCTGCGCTCGGGTCAGGGGAGGAGGGTGGTGAGACGGGTGGCGAGGCGGGCCGAGTCGGTGGGTGTCACGGTCAGCCAGTCCACTCCCCCGCGCCCGGGCGCGATCGTGCCCAGGTAGGCGCCGAGGTCGGTGCGGAACCAGCTCACGCCGCCGGTCCGGCGCAGGCGCCCGTCCTCGCGCACGCGCACCGAGAACTGGCCCGCGCCGAGCACCGGCCGGGACCGGATCGCGTGGACCTCCTCGCGCTGCCGTTCCGCGGACCGGGAGGCAGCGCCGCCGGTGAGGGCGTCCGCGGGCAGGCTCACGCCGTGGCCCGGTCCCGGCTCCAGCGGCGGCAGCAGGTCGACGATCGCGGCGAACACCTCGGTGTCGCGGATGCCGGACAGCCCGATCGTGCGGCTCGGCTGCGCGGCGAGCACGCCCCGCCTGCCCCCGGCGGCGGCCACGGCGCGGAACGGCACCTCGGCGTCCAGCTCGGGCAGCGCCTCGCACTCGACGTAGACCTCGGCCGTGGCCAGCGTCGCCAGACGGCCCTCCAGCGCGGGGTCCACCTGGTCACCGTCGACGAGGTGGCGATCGGCCAGGTTCGCGTACACCGCGCGGCGGATCTCGGCGCGTTCGGCTCCGGTCGTCCCGACGCTGCGGACGTCCAGCGGCGCGGGCACCCGGGCGTGCCCGAGGTCGTGCCACAGGATGTCGAACGCCGACGCCGAGACCCGGATCACCGCTGCCCCAGCTCCGGCGGTTCGTCGAAGAAGCGGCCCGGCACGGACTCGCGCAGCGCGGCGTCGCGGGAGTTGAGCACGTCGATCGCCTTCTGACGGGCCTCCTCGGCGGCCGCGCGCCGCTGTTCCATCGCCTCGGACAACCCGGCGAGCGCCGCGAAGTCGCCGCTCGCGGCGGCCGCCCGGATCATCGTGGCCGGATCGTAGGCGACCGGCGGCGGCATCTCGTCACGGGCGCGGGCGGCGATCCCGGCCTGGCGGCCGACCGCGTCGGACACCGCGAACGACAGATCGGTCGCCTGGCCGGACCAGTTCTCCGCTTTCGCCAGCGTCTTGCGCAGGGCCTCGCCCGCGGGCCCGTCGAACGCCTCGCCCGCACGCTCCGAGATCGCCGTCAGCGCCCGCGCCGATTCGCGCATCCGGGCGGCCAGCCCGGCCCACTGCTCGCCGATCTGCCCGGCCGCGGCCGGGTCGTTGCCGTCGGCGACCTCGGCCGCCATCGCCTCATGGCTGTAGGACTCGTACCGCCGCACCGGCTCGGGCACCTGGTTCACGCACTGGCTCCTAGGGCAGTTTGGGCTCGATGAGCCGGGCGACGGTGTTCGCCCGGTCGCAGGCGAGTGAGGTGTCCTCGAAGCCGGCGTTGGTCACGTCGACCTGCACGCTGGACTCGTCGCCGATGCCGAGCAGGACCGCGCAGGTGCCGTCGCCCGCTCGGCGGTCGGACACCCGGAACCCCTTGTGCTCCCCGACGGTGACGCGTTTGCCGGTCCCCTTGTCGATTTCCAGCGAGGCCAGCGGGGCGTCCTCCGCGAGCGTGACCGTCACGCCGAAGGTCGCGGGCTCGGTCCAGTCGCAGGCACGCGCGGTGCCGATCGTCTTCTCCTCGCCCAGCGACGTCAGCCCGGCGGTGGAGCGGTCGGTGGCCGAGAGCAGGTCACACGGGTTCAGCGCGGCCAGCCCGGTCGGCGACGGCGACGGCGGCGTGCTCGGCACGGGCACGGTCGGCCCTGCGGCGGGCGCCGCACCCTGCCCGCACGCGGTGACCAGCAGCGCCGCCGAGACGAGCACGAGGACCAGACTTCGCATCCGGTCAGCCACCACTGCAGTCGACGCCCTCTTTGGCGTCGTCGTCGCTGTCGGAGTACCGCTTGAGGGCGCGGCTGATGTTCGTCTTCAGCGTCTCCAGCTCCTGGCCGAACGCGACGAGCGACTCGGCGGCCGACCCGGGCCCGCCCAGCCCGTAGCGGGCCATGAACTCGCCGACCTCCCCGGCGTACCCGCCGCCCAGCGGCACGGTGCGGCCCAGCACGCGGGCCTCCCGCACCATCTCGCCCACGACGTCCTGCAACCGGCTGATCTGCTGGTAGGCCCCGGCCGCCAGCTCGGGCGAGACCGCGAACGCGCCCGCGTTCACGCTCAGGCCACTGCGCGTGTCGGTCATCGGTATCGTTCGCACCTCTCGGTAGCCGACCGGTTCCGCACCGCAGCATACCGGCCGAATCGAATTCAGGGTTCTTCGACCGACTTGCCCGGGGTTTGACACACTGGATGCCAGGCTTGGGTGCCGGGCGGGCGACCGCACGCGAACCCCCGCGCCCGGCTGTGAGATCGTTCCGCGCCGCGGCGTGGTCCGGCAAGGGGCCGCACCCGTGTCCCAGATCGTGAAAAAAGGGCTTCGGCACCAGGAGGTCGAGTGACGTCGAGGACACAGCCTGCAGCGCCCGGGGAGTACGCGGGCGAGCAGGCGCACGGGCAAGCGCCGTATCACCCCTCCGGCGCGACCCCGGCCCATGGGACGCCGATGAGCCACAACGGCCACGGTGAACTGCACGAGACGATGCGGCGGATCGCCGGCAACGTCGAGCGCGTGCTGGTCGGCAAGCCCGAGGTGGTACGCGTCGCGCTGGTGACGCTGCTGGCCGAGGGTCACCTGCTGGTCGAGGACGTGCCGGGCGTCGGGAAGACCTCGCTGGCCAAGGCGCTGGCCCGCTCCATCGACTGCACGGTCAGCCGCATCCAGTTCACGCCCGACCTGCTGCCCAGCGACGTCACCGGCGTGTCCATCTACAACCGGCAGACCAGCGGGTTCGAGTTCCGGCCCGGCCCCGTGTTCGCGAACATCGTGGTCGGCGACGAGATCAACCGGGCCTCGCCGAAGACCCAGTCGGCGCTGCTGGAGTGCATGGAGGAGAAGCAGGTCACGGTCGACACCACGACCTACCGGCTGGACGACCCCTTCATGGTCATCGCGACGCAGAACCCGATCGAGATGGAGGGCACCTACGCCCTGCCCGAGGCGCAGCGCGACCGGTTCACCGCGCGCGTGTCGATCGGCTACCCCGACGCGCAGGCCGAGCTGGCCATGGTCGACGAGCACGCCGGTCACGATCCGCTGGCCGATCTCCAGCCGGTGTCCGACGGGGCCACCCTGCAGCGGCTGATCCAGGCGGTCCGCAACGTGCACATGGCGCCCGAGGTGCGCAAGTACGCCGTCGACCTGGTCGCGGCCACGCGCCAGGTACCGGAGATCCGGCTCGGCGCCTCGCCGCGCGCCACGCTGCAGCTGGTCCGTTCGGCGCGCGCCCAGGCGGCGCTGTCCGGCCGTGACTTCGTCGTCCCGGACGACCTGCACGCGGTCGCCGTCCCGGTGCTCGCGCACCGGCTGGTGCTGACCACGGAGGCGCACGCGGCCCGCCGCTCCGCGACCGACGTGGTCCGCGCGGTCCTGCACCGGGTGCCGGTGCCGCAGGGCGGTCACCCGCAGACCTCCGGCCGCCGGTAGAACGGGACGCCGCCGGATGTTGCGCTCACTGTCCGGGCTGACCACGCGGGGGCGGTGCCTGCTGGCCGCCGGCGTGGCGGCCGCGGTCTGCGCGGTGGTGCTCAACGAGCGCGACCTGCTGCGGGTCGCGGTGTTCGTCATCGCGCTGCCGCTGCTGGTCGCCCTGTTCATCGCCGCGTCCCGGGTGCGCATCGGCGCGTCCCGCAGGCT
This is a stretch of genomic DNA from Amycolatopsis endophytica. It encodes these proteins:
- a CDS encoding DUF3558 family protein, translating into MRSLVLVLVSAALLVTACGQGAAPAAGPTVPVPSTPPSPSPTGLAALNPCDLLSATDRSTAGLTSLGEEKTIGTARACDWTEPATFGVTVTLAEDAPLASLEIDKGTGKRVTVGEHKGFRVSDRRAGDGTCAVLLGIGDESSVQVDVTNAGFEDTSLACDRANTVARLIEPKLP
- a CDS encoding AAA family ATPase; translation: MTSRTQPAAPGEYAGEQAHGQAPYHPSGATPAHGTPMSHNGHGELHETMRRIAGNVERVLVGKPEVVRVALVTLLAEGHLLVEDVPGVGKTSLAKALARSIDCTVSRIQFTPDLLPSDVTGVSIYNRQTSGFEFRPGPVFANIVVGDEINRASPKTQSALLECMEEKQVTVDTTTYRLDDPFMVIATQNPIEMEGTYALPEAQRDRFTARVSIGYPDAQAELAMVDEHAGHDPLADLQPVSDGATLQRLIQAVRNVHMAPEVRKYAVDLVAATRQVPEIRLGASPRATLQLVRSARAQAALSGRDFVVPDDLHAVAVPVLAHRLVLTTEAHAARRSATDVVRAVLHRVPVPQGGHPQTSGRR
- a CDS encoding ESX secretion-associated protein EspG, which codes for MIRVSASAFDILWHDLGHARVPAPLDVRSVGTTGAERAEIRRAVYANLADRHLVDGDQVDPALEGRLATLATAEVYVECEALPELDAEVPFRAVAAAGGRRGVLAAQPSRTIGLSGIRDTEVFAAIVDLLPPLEPGPGHGVSLPADALTGGAASRSAERQREEVHAIRSRPVLGAGQFSVRVREDGRLRRTGGVSWFRTDLGAYLGTIAPGRGGVDWLTVTPTDSARLATRLTTLLP
- a CDS encoding PE-PGRS family protein, giving the protein MNQVPEPVRRYESYSHEAMAAEVADGNDPAAAGQIGEQWAGLAARMRESARALTAISERAGEAFDGPAGEALRKTLAKAENWSGQATDLSFAVSDAVGRQAGIAARARDEMPPPVAYDPATMIRAAAASGDFAALAGLSEAMEQRRAAAEEARQKAIDVLNSRDAALRESVPGRFFDEPPELGQR